The window CTACATAGATATGAAACTGTTTATATGGGAAACCATCTGCTGGACTTAACCATGgactctgataccatattagtgaTGGACCTAACTCACACCCAAAAGCTAGCTCAAGAGTGAAAATTGtccatacacatatatattgctCAAAAATCATGTTATTACACGATGTGGGACATCTAATAGCGTAGGATCCAAGTTTAtgattatttcttttgtttaaattaaatttatgaaaaaatatatttttaatttttatatgggTGGGTAACCTAAGTAAGAAGTCGTTGGGTTAGTAATAatgaaaattcattaagggttcTAAAGTCTTTACCCACCTTGGACCCatgttttctatttaaaaatatataaataataagtaatattttaataaggggagaaaaaagatttttttcaagagagagagagatatttcGAATTAATCTCCACAAGTAACACAtatcaaaaatagttttaaatagGTTTCTAATAAATCAGTAAATCAGatactttttttcttctgtttccacttttttttttataatttaaactaGGATAAGGCTTGTGCCTTGCACTGCAGGatgaattatttattaaaagacGTATGTTTTCATATTGCATAATCTGATTATTTCTGAATACATGTGTTTTTGTGGTCAAAATATATTTGgtattgatgttttttttaatatagagtaattaactaattataaatatttgatacaCATAGAAAAAGTATAGAAGCCCAAATCAAACAATTTAAATGTGATATCATTGATACTCTCCTATAATCATAAATTAAGAGCTGTTAAGAAATTTGATGGTATTTATAAGGGAAAATTCAacagtatatatatagtagACATAAGTAGGTTTTCGGAttgtttgaaaatttaaaataattagtatTAATTACCTAGAAATCATATTTTAGCGTGATACATTGAGtcaatatttatgtaaattttcaataactaccataaacatatttggaaagtttttttcaATGGTCGGAATTATAGACTTGGTGACAAAgtatatttttatcttaaattAAACTTGCTATATAGAGcttcttcaaaaaaattatcaagCTTAAAAATTTGGTGGAAGCATTAACTTGGTGAAAAagtttcttatttatttaaacaTCCTGGTATAAGaacaattaatttaaatttaccaAAAGAGTTTGATTCTAAAATTGTTTATCACAAAAATTTGGTTCAAATTTTAGGATTATTGTCTAACGTTAATAATACCAGCCGTGTACGATCTCTTTCggcttaattaattaaaaagaacATTTAAGCGACCTTAATTATAGATAGTTCAAAATAAGTAGTTGTTTTCTAATTATATAGCTTACAAAACTTGAGTATATATTAGAAATTGATTCTTGATAATATGATAGACTATGTCTCTTCTGAGTATATATTGTGTCTCTTCGAAGCATATAATAGTCTGCAGCAACACAGAATAACAATTACACAAATGAATTAGAGATTCTCACATCAACAAAGTTTTGGACCTACTAACAATGAACATTTGAAATACAATTTTGGTTACCGCTCATTTGtgaattattgtttttttttttgttatgaaaatTACAATTTTGTTAAACTCCAAGGTTGTGAAATGTTGCGGACAATGTACTGACGACGAAACAAAACTTTCAATTGTGTTGCTTTGCTTTCTTCTCGATAATAGTGTTATCCGGTGTTGCTctgtctttaatttttttaattcattataCGCTTTGTTAATTTGTGCTATTTTTCTATATGGTTTAGGTgaacaaaataataaacaaacgtcaagaattttatatttaacaGTTAGCAAACGCTCAAGTGGTTATTATAATaccataaataaaatagtttaaatatttaCTAAGTGGTTACACAGAGTACTAAGTTAATAATCATATCGCCGAGTATTAAGTTTATTATATGCATTTATGTTTGTGTTAGTATTAGTTTTCCTAGCAATTGAATTTTGaacttattaattttttaattgattCTTATGCTGTCACATAAGCCAAATTGATATCTTAATTAAATAATacttaaacaaatatttttttaattaatacaaatttaaaattatacttttttaaataattctCTATTAATATATCGGAGATTCTGACACAAAATCCTATAAGAGCCTGTTGTTGGAGGTGGCCTTATGCATAGCTATTTACTATATTTGTAATTCTTCTAACAATGCAGAAAAATTCTTCATCGCTCATAACAACTTCTATTCTTGAATCGTTTTGACTAAAGCCTTGTACGTTAACTATTCTCTATATAAATACACATTGTTTCGGATGTTATTTCCTATCATAAActagaagataaaataaaaagcaGAGAAAACAAGAATGGTTGCAAATTTAAGGAACAATGCATTCTTGTCttcttttatgtttcttttcttaatcGGTTCCTCGCACGCGATCACAAGTTCAGAGATGAGCACCATCTGTGACAAAACTTTGGATCCATCTTTCTGTCTTGACTTTCTCAATTCAGAATTTTCATCTCCTAATCTTGAAGCCTTGGCGAAAGCCACACTTGATGCTACACAAGCAAAAGCAACACAAACATTTAAAAGACTCCAATCTATTATCGATGGAGGTGTCGACCCCCGATCCAAACTAGCTTACAGATCATGCTTAGATGAATACGAGAACACCATTGGAAACCTCGAGGAAGCTTTTGAGCATTTAGCTTCTGGCGAGGGTGAGGGGCTGAAAACTAAAGTTTCTGCTGCATTGGATGGAGCTGATACATGTCTAGATTATGTGAAGAGATTGAGATCTGTAGATGATTCTGTTTTGAATAATAGTAAGGGAATTAAGAATCTTTGTGGTATTACTCTTGTCATCTCTAACATCCTACCACGTAGATATTAATTTGAAACCATCATCATGTGTTTGACTGATTAAGTTGTATTATTGGTAAGATGATAATTACATTATTATATActgaatatattataataaagtaagcaaatgttttttattttcaacatTATCATTTCGTCCATGCGCTGATTGGATCAATAAAGACCCATCTTAGCATAAATGGTGACTACAACTAGATAGGGTGGGTAACATTGATTATCCTAGTTTTTGAAACTATATTTGATCCGATTTGTTTCGTTCATATTATCAATTTTGTGATCTTATTCGATACTTAGCCATTCAGATATacagaaataaatatttttagtcgGATATCCACTTCAAAccttataaataaaatattaaaaagaaaaaataaaaatccaaaagtaatataaaataataataatactgtattacaaaagtaaaaaaaaaatttacctttCAAAAACTCTAATAACTAAACAactattttaaagattttttaaaaacattttccaTCAAAGATTATAATCATGATATTTatctaaattataaattatataatttatctaaTTTCTAGTATCCATGATAATTGATATAttaaattctgttttttttttttactatttcatTTTGGGGGTGTAGTTTTAGATCAAAATCTTCTCACTAGTAATAGCAATCATTAAGCAACTTGAGTTTGAAATCAAGAATTTTTGTAGCTGTGGATTGAAAAAAATCTCGTCGGCATCAAAAGCATTAGTAACATTCATAACTTCTAAAACATCAACAAACCAACAATAacgaataaatataatatattatcaaCAATTTAGATCTTAGATCCTGTGACAAGAAAATATTACAAACCATTATCCATGTATTCTTGCACACA is drawn from Brassica rapa cultivar Chiifu-401-42 chromosome A05, CAAS_Brap_v3.01, whole genome shotgun sequence and contains these coding sequences:
- the LOC103868697 gene encoding pectinesterase inhibitor 1-like, whose translation is MVANLRNNAFLSSFMFLFLIGSSHAITSSEMSTICDKTLDPSFCLDFLNSEFSSPNLEALAKATLDATQAKATQTFKRLQSIIDGGVDPRSKLAYRSCLDEYENTIGNLEEAFEHLASGEGEGLKTKVSAALDGADTCLDYVKRLRSVDDSVLNNSKGIKNLCGITLVISNILPRRY